The genomic interval AATGACTGTTCAGGTCTGCGGCGCATATATGATAGGTGCGGGCTTTTTGCATTTCGTACTTCTAGTATTAAAAATGAAGCTAAATGCACAAAAGAACATACTTGAAGAATCGAACCAGCGTCTTCCCTATTCAATACAAAGGTCTGTCTAGCTTCTGTACAAGGGATTAGACGCAATCAGTAGGAAAATCTTGTCGAAAAGGTAAAGCCTATGAAGCAGCTGAGCAAAGCCTTGGTGCATGGGCTTGTGCTATTTTTACTCTCTTCAACGCTGATTGGGACAGGGTGAATTATAAAATTGATCGACCTTTTAATCACATATCTACCTTTCAGCAGAGCGGGCGACCTGAAGGAATTCTTCCTCAAGAATTATGAATTTCTCAAGCCAGCTCATGCGATGGTATTTGTCGACAATATAAGGGAAATCTCAACAGACGGCTGGAAGAAGGAATCGGTTATGTCGATGGCTCCGTTTGCGGAGATAATAACAGGTGACTGGAACGACCCAAGTCTCTGCCTGATGGAGATACTCTTGAAACTGAAGAATACCAATTTCAGTAGAGCCTTGATAGTGGATTCTGACAACTTATTACCTCATGATTTTCAAGAATTGGACAGCATGATGGTTTCTGAGGGTTTTGGATACTACTCTTTAGCAGAATATAACATCGACATCAACAAGCCCATGTACAAGGGAAGGAGTAGATTCATCAAAAAGGTTGGCAATCTTGAAGTCTACTGTTATAATATCGCTGGAATAAGAAGGGGAATCTTCTTTCTTGGTCCAAAACAGGCGATTGCTCTCAGCAAAGAGTTTGTCTCTATGCTAAATGTAAGCGTAATAAAGAACGTCTTTGACAGCATGAGGAGCGTGCCCAGTCAGTTGAGGCATGCCATAAGCGACGAAACCACATTGGGAGTAGTACTTTATTTCTCAGGTGTAAAATGCACACCGTGGACTATTGCAAGCTACCACGCATTTGGTGCAAGACTAGATTACGACCCACTTTATGTCGCACCAGCGCACGCGATCTTTGCCAGGCAGCTACTGAAGAAGATCAGGCACAGGAGAGTGCTATGGTATTACCTAAGGTACAAGCTATCGCTGATTCTACGTTCTCTGAAGGTTTAAGCAGCAGAGGTTCATATTTTTGAAAGTCAACCCGACAATTTTTAGGCATATATCTGATCCTTGTGATGTCTTGGCGAAGATTAAAGAGAAGATGTATTTTAATAGCTGGTATCGAGCGGCGCCTTAAGGGTACATTTCTTTTCTTTACCGAACGGTGATAAAGCGATGCGTTAGGAATAGATATCAATGCCTATAACATAATGACGAAGGTTACTTTACCATATTTTTTCGCTCCTTTAACAATACCGATAAACGGCCCATTGTCAGGCCGTTGCACTTTATCTTAACATAGTGAGCTAAAGACAGACAGGTCTTTCCTTCAGGGTTCCAAAACCATGTTATATGGATAGTGACACCACCTTTTTGCCTATTTTGAACACTAGCTATAGTCCGTTTCTTTCGGTCACAAAAATATGCATAAACATACTTTATCAGCAAGCTGTCAAAACACCTAATCATGGCTCATCATTCGTCTTCGTTCCATGGCAGTTTAGACTGAATTTGTGCTCCATCCATTACAAAACGTTTGATATTAATTCAACATCTATATGAATCTCTTCCAATTCAGGCATCGGCTTCGCGATAAGTTCATATGGCATAAAACAGGTCCTTTTGGCTGGTTCCTGCACCTTATGAGAGAACTGATAAGCGTAGTAATACCAACGTACAATTCTTCTTCCTATCTTCTCTCTTCCATAATGTCTGTTGCCGAACAGAGTTATAGGCCCCTGGAGATACTGGTAGTTGACGATGGCTCAAAAGATTCGACACCACAGTTGCTGAACCAGGTCAAGGACAAACTGGGTTCAGATATTCTCTTTACTGTAATCAGGCTTGAACAAAACACAGGCACAGCAAACGCACTCAATGTGGGCTTCAGCAGAGCCAGAGGAAGCTATGTTTGCTGGTTGAGTGCAGATGACCTGTATATTGACAGGGATAAACTCATGATACAATGGAAAGAGATGAAGAGGACACATGCCTGCTGGAGCTATTATACTGGCTCCTACTCTGGCAAGTCTCCCGAAACAGCAATCCCTGTAAGAATGGCAGGGACTCCTATCATAAGGTTTCTCGAAAGAGTCTGCAGAACCAACTCAGAGCTTGGTCTACTGCGGCTCTTGTTCTGGAATCCTATAAACGGAAGCAGTGTAATGATAAACAAGGTCTGTACTGAAAAGTTCGGTTCTTTTGACCCCTTGCTTGGAAGAGTCGATGCAGATGGAGACCTATGGATGAGAATGAGCGCTCTGGGCATTAGGGCCGAGCCTCTGACTGGAGCACCGGTTTTTTATCGGGTTCATCCAGCTCAGACTTCAAAGAAGATGATTGAGATGCAAAAAGGAAAGGAGTTGACCAGGATTAGGATTCTAATTGCTTTGAAGAGGTCAGGGAAGCTGCAGAAGCTTATATCGAAATGGAAGTGGTTCTTCATTCTGCTCCTTATAGAAAACAGAGTACTTTATACAATTCCGTACACTACAAATCTTGTTCTTTCTGAAATGTTGCATGACAGGACAATGCTGAGCAGACTGTTCAGAGGAATTATACTTTTTGGCATAATGAAGAGCAGGAGGCGAGCTTCTCGCTTAGGATTTTCAATTGCAGAAATGCACGAACGCCTGAAACAATATATGTCAAGCCCAGTCTTCATAACTTTCCAGTCTCTGCTGAACCATTCACAACAAGATTAAATAGGCCTATCTGGTCGGTAGGCAAAACCAATGTCAGATATACTTGTTATCGGTAGCGAAGGGGTGATAGGCAAACCGCTTTCTTCCGAACTCGAAAGGAGAGGTCATACAGTCTGGAGAGCTGATGTAGCTCACTCTTACAGGCAGAGGT from Conexivisphaerales archaeon carries:
- a CDS encoding glycosyltransferase family 2 protein, which gives rise to MRELISVVIPTYNSSSYLLSSIMSVAEQSYRPLEILVVDDGSKDSTPQLLNQVKDKLGSDILFTVIRLEQNTGTANALNVGFSRARGSYVCWLSADDLYIDRDKLMIQWKEMKRTHACWSYYTGSYSGKSPETAIPVRMAGTPIIRFLERVCRTNSELGLLRLLFWNPINGSSVMINKVCTEKFGSFDPLLGRVDADGDLWMRMSALGIRAEPLTGAPVFYRVHPAQTSKKMIEMQKGKELTRIRILIALKRSGKLQKLISKWKWFFILLLIENRVLYTIPYTTNLVLSEMLHDRTMLSRLFRGIILFGIMKSRRRASRLGFSIAEMHERLKQYMSSPVFITFQSLLNHSQQD